The Acanthochromis polyacanthus isolate Apoly-LR-REF ecotype Palm Island chromosome 5, KAUST_Apoly_ChrSc, whole genome shotgun sequence genome includes a window with the following:
- the LOC127533905 gene encoding putative tripartite motif-containing protein 61 → MNHLCCSICSQFFRNPATVPCGHNFCMLCIQNCWEKHETNNRLCSCPECHRTFPSRPQLIKNPTLDEMVRDKERRDCRKRKRSEESQQELKRPQSSTETSRSTLCWRHNKPLNVYCCTDEQILCSQCTSAQHQGHRIGLVIEERRRKQKELRNMQAKIKQILQTQEQKRENMSKLLQQIEVRTADLQSVILFMLYFSIQRLTDPSHVSKQEEAMQTVDDCESIIVGAIDSLQKHFLSLKEQIAAQEEAAAAQVHDSLQNLKVKMEEMKKRDAELDHLAQSQSNIDFLQVQQSHHWNFICI, encoded by the exons ATGAACCATCTCTGCTGTTCAATCTGCAGCCAGTTCTTCAGGAATCCTGCAACTGTTCCCTGTGGACACAACTTCTGCATGCTGTGCATCCAGAACTGCTGggaaaaacatgagacaaacaaccgCCTGTGCAGCTGTCCAGAATGTCATCGTACGTTTCCCTCCAGACCTCAGCTGATCAAGAACCCAACTCTGGATGAGATggtgagagacaaagagaggagAGACTGTAGAAAAAGGAAACGTTCAGAAGAGTCTCAGCAGGAGCTGAAGAGACCTCAGAGCAGCACAGAAACATCAAGGAGCACTTTGTGTTGGAGACACAACAAGCCTCTGAATGTTTACTGCTGCACAGATGAGCAGATTCTATGTTCACAGTGTACCTCTGCTCAGCATCAAGGACACAGAATTGGGTTGGTGATTGAGGAGCGACGGAGGAAGCAG aaggagctgaggaACATGCAGGCAAAAATCAAGCAGATTCTCCAGACACAAGAACAGAAAAGGGAGAACATGAGCAAACTGCTCCAACAGATTGAGGTGAGAACAGCAGACCTCCAGAGCGTCATATTGTTTATGCTGTATTTCTCCATCCAGAGACTCACTGATCCCTCTCACGTTTCAAAACAGGAGGAGGCGATGCAAACGGTGGACGACTGTGAAAGCATCATAGTTGGTGCCATTGACTCCCTCCAGAAACACTTCctgtcactgaaggagcagATCGCGGCTCAGGAGGAGGCGGCAGCAGCTCAGGTTCACGACTCGCTGCAGAACCTGAAGGTGAAgatggaggagatgaagaagagAGACGCTGAGCTGGATCATCTGGCGCAGTCTCAAAGCAATATCGATTTCCTGCAGGTACAGCAGTCACATCACTGGAACTTCATCTGTATCTGA
- the LOC110957234 gene encoding sodium-dependent neutral amino acid transporter SLC6A17-like, whose product MPKNSKVTQREQSHEHVTESVADLLAHEEPLDYKNSSLNVGGAAGKKVPQIEVPESDGRPAWNSKLQYILAQVGFSVGLGNVWRFPYLCQKNGGGAYLVPYFILLLIIGIPLFFLELAVGQKIRRGSIGVWNYVCPRLGGIGMSSLMVCGFVGLYYNVIIGWSIFYFFQSFQYPLPWSDCPIRKNGTLAIVEPECDKSSATTYFWYRQTLNTTSTIAESGGLNVKMTLSLLVAWIIVCLAVIKGIASSGKVMYFSSLFPYVVLFCFLVRGLMLKGSVDGIAHMFTPKLEKMLEPQVWREAATQVFFALGLGFGGVIAFSSYNKIDNNCHFDAVLVSFINFFTSILATLVVFAVLGFKANIMNEKCVVENAEKILGYLNSNVLSHDLIPPHVNFSHLTTSDYAEMYGVIKTVKEDGFAQLGLEPCVLVDELNKAVQGTGLAFIAFTEAMTHFPASPFWSVMFFFMLINLGLGSMIGTMTGITTPVLDAYKIQKELLTVGCCIVAFFCGLLFVQRSGNYFVTMFDDYSAGLPLTVVVILENVSVAWIYGTKRFMQDLEDMLGFRPCIIYFYLWKYVSPLCLIVLISASVIEMTVSPPGYNAWVQELAQERFQSYPPWALAMCFALIIVAMLPLPVVFIARHFNLMSDGSNKLSVSYRKTMMKDMSNLEEQDEARFILGAKPGEAPVAPARRAYLTPGGNKPTDPNSLSPNSCYGTSYQNAAISPTTPSTPDTPVTPESDS is encoded by the exons ATGCCTAAGAACAGCAAGGTGACGCAGCGCGAGCAGAGCCATGAGCACGTCACAGAGTCGGTGGCCGACCTGCTCGCACACGAGGAGCCGCTCGACTACAAGAACAGCTCCCTGAACGTCGGAGGGGCCGCGGGGAAGAAAGTCCCGCAGATAGAGGTGCCTGAAAGCGATGGACGACCCGCCTGGAACAGCAAACTGCAGTACATCCTGGCCCAGGTGGGCTTCTCTGTGGGGCTGGGGAACGTATGGCGCTTCCCCTACCTGTGCCAAAAGAATGGAGGAG GTGCCTATCTGGTTCCCtacttcatcctcctcctcatcatcggCATCCCTCTCTTCTTCTTGGAGCTGGCTGTGGGTCAGAAGATCCGACGTGGGAGCATCGGGGTCTGGAACTACGTCTGTCCTCGTCTGGGTGGGATAGGGATGTCAAGTCTGATG GTGTGTGGCTTTGTGGGTCTCTACTATAATGTGATCATCGGCTGGAGcatcttttatttcttccagTCCTTCCAGTATCCTCTACCATGGAGCGACTGCCCAATCAGAAAGAATGGGACACTTGCCA TTGTGGAGCCAGAGTGTGACAAAAGCTCGGCTACTACCTATTTCTGGTACCGTCAGACTCTGAACACGACCAGCACCATCGCAGAGAGTGGCGGGCTCAACGTCAAAATGACCCTGTCTCTGCTGGTCGCCTGGATCATCGTCTGCCTCGCCGTCATTAAAGGAATCGCCTCGTCTGGGAAG GTGATGTACTTCAGTTCTCTGTTCCCCTACGTGGTGCTGTTCTGCTTCCTGGTCAGAGGTTTGATGCTGAAGGGTTCAGTAGACGGCATCGCACATATGTTTACTCCCAAG TTGGAGAAGATGTTGGAGCCTCAGGTGTGGAGGGAGGCAGCCACCCAGGTCTTCTTCGCTCTGGGTCTGGGCTTCGGAGGAGTCATAGCCTTCTCCAGCTACAATAAGATCGACAACAACTGTCATTTTGACGCTGTGCTCGTCTCTTTCATCAACTTCTTCACTTCCATTTTGGCCACGCTGGTGGTTTTTGCCGTGCTGGGCTTCAAGGCCAACATCATGAATGAAAAGTGTGTCGTCGA GAATGCAGAGAAGATCCTGGGATACCTCAACTCCAACGTCCTCAGTCACGATCTTATTCCACCACATGTGAACTTTTCCCATCTCACCACATCAGACTACGCAGAGATGTACGGCGTCATCAAGACTGTGAAAGAGGACGGCTTCGCCCAGCTGGGTCTGGAGCCTTGTGTCCTGGTGGACGAGCTCAACAAG GCTGTCCAGGGCACCGGTTTGGCCTTCATCGCCTTCACTGAAGCCATGACCCATTTCCCAGCGTCTCCGTTTTGGTCCGTCATGTTCTTCTTCATGCTCATCAACCTCGGTCTGGGCAGCATGATTGGCACCATGACTGGCATCACCACGCCTGTCCTTGACGCTTACAAAATTCAGAAGGAGCTTCTCACAG TGGGTTGCTGCATTGTGGCTTTCTTCTGCGGCCTGTTGTTCGTGCAGCGCTCAGGAAATTACTTTGTCACCATGTTTGACGACTATTCAGCTGGTCTGCCACTCACAGTAGTAGTCATCTTGGAAAATGTGTCTGTCGCTTGGATATACGGCACTAAAAG GTTCATGCAGGACCTGGAGGACATGTTGGGTTTCCGGCCGTGTATAATCTACTTCTACCTGTGGAAGTACGTCTCCCCTCTCTGTCTCATCGTTCTCATCTCAGCCTCTGTCATAGAGATGACCGTCAGCCCACCAGGATACAACGCCTGGGTTCAAGAGCTG GCTCAGGAACGCTTCCAGAGTTACCCTCCCTGGGCTCTGGCCATGTGTTTCGCTCTTATCATCGTGGCCATGCTTCCCCTGCCCGTTGTCTTCATCGCCCGCCACTTCAACTTGATGTCCGACGGCTCCAACAAGCTGTCTGTCTCCTACCGGAAAACTATGATGAAAGACatgtccaacctggaggagcagGACGAGGCCAGATTCATACTCGGCGCAAAACCCGGCGAGGCCCCCGTAGCGCCGGCACGCAGAGCCTACCTGACCCCTGGAGGGAACAAACCCACGGACCCCAACTCCCTGTCACCAAACAGCTGCTATGGTACAAGCTACCAAAACGCTGCCATAAGCCCGACCACACCGAGCACACCGGACACGCCTGTCACACCAGAGTCTGACTCTTGA